A region from the Salidesulfovibrio onnuriiensis genome encodes:
- a CDS encoding ABC transporter ATP-binding protein, protein MADAYRLANVAFGYGETPVIKDLDLTISRGALTAVVGPNGSGKSTLLDIMAGFRRPQAGRVELLGKSLTDLGQRELARLTAMAPQEFGFTFPFTVREAVLMGRHPHIPRFSTPSEQDKTHVEAALEIMDLEKMAGRSVSELSGGERQRTVLARTLAQQAPVMLLDEPTSSMDIRHALATMRELKRLAGEEGRTVITVLHDLNLAASFADHVVLLRGGAVLAQGPMRETLTPENVRAVFGVDCAVRWDNFAGSLSVTYRLEP, encoded by the coding sequence GTGGCTGACGCCTACCGACTCGCAAACGTGGCCTTCGGCTACGGAGAAACCCCGGTCATCAAGGACCTGGACCTCACCATTTCCCGGGGCGCGCTTACGGCCGTGGTGGGCCCCAACGGCAGCGGCAAATCCACCCTGCTGGACATCATGGCCGGATTTCGCAGGCCGCAGGCGGGCCGCGTGGAACTGCTGGGCAAGAGCCTGACGGACCTCGGCCAGCGGGAACTGGCGCGCCTCACGGCAATGGCCCCCCAGGAATTCGGATTCACCTTTCCGTTCACCGTGCGCGAGGCCGTACTCATGGGCCGCCACCCGCACATCCCCCGTTTTTCGACGCCATCGGAACAGGACAAGACCCATGTGGAAGCGGCCCTGGAGATCATGGACCTGGAGAAAATGGCCGGCCGCAGCGTGTCCGAGCTTTCGGGCGGGGAACGCCAGCGCACGGTCCTGGCCCGCACCCTGGCCCAGCAGGCCCCGGTCATGCTCCTGGACGAGCCCACATCCAGCATGGACATCCGCCATGCCCTGGCCACCATGCGCGAGCTCAAGCGCCTGGCCGGGGAAGAGGGACGCACGGTGATCACCGTGCTGCACGACCTGAACCTGGCCGCGTCCTTTGCCGACCACGTGGTGCTTCTGCGGGGCGGAGCCGTGCTGGCGCAGGGGCCCATGCGGGAAACCCTGACCCCGGAGAACGTGCGCGCCGTGTTCGGCGTGGACTGCGCCGTACGCTGGGACAACTTCGCCGGAAGCCTGTCCGTGACCTACCGCCTGGAGCCGTGA
- a CDS encoding L-threonylcarbamoyladenylate synthase — MDVDKVLEALRGGGVVVYPTETLYAIGCMATDHAACVRVAATKARDMGKPLPLIIGSLQGLEAVTGDVPDMVRELAGAFWPGPLSILVKARKGLSPLVSDDEGYTSVRLSPHPVAAELSRRAEAPLVATSANRSGLPATADPDRLDPALLAGVDAAYLEEPRPLGGEPSTVVRVLGDRHLEIVRLGAVGVEQLCQKGFVPA; from the coding sequence ATGGACGTGGATAAGGTGCTTGAAGCGTTGCGGGGCGGAGGCGTCGTGGTCTATCCCACGGAGACCCTCTACGCCATCGGCTGCATGGCCACCGACCATGCGGCCTGCGTGCGCGTTGCGGCAACAAAGGCCCGGGACATGGGCAAGCCCCTGCCGCTGATCATCGGCAGCCTGCAGGGCCTTGAGGCGGTCACCGGCGATGTCCCCGACATGGTGCGGGAACTGGCCGGGGCGTTCTGGCCCGGCCCCCTGTCCATTCTGGTCAAGGCCCGCAAAGGACTTTCGCCGCTGGTTTCGGACGACGAGGGCTACACTTCGGTGCGTTTGAGCCCGCATCCGGTCGCCGCGGAGCTGAGCCGCCGGGCCGAGGCCCCGCTGGTCGCCACCAGCGCCAACAGGAGCGGCCTGCCGGCAACCGCCGATCCGGACCGGCTGGATCCGGCACTGCTGGCCGGGGTGGACGCCGCATATTTGGAAGAGCCACGGCCCCTGGGCGGCGAACCGTCCACCGTGGTCCGGGTGCTTGGAGACCGGCATCTGGAGATTGTCCGCCTGGGAGCGGTGGGCGTGGAACAGCTGTGCCAGAAGGGGTTTGTTCCGGCCTGA
- a CDS encoding ABC transporter substrate-binding protein, which yields MRIPATLLFLLLAALPARAASVTDHAGRTLDFDRPFSRIISLYAAHTENLFELGLDREIIGVSRGEDYPATALSKPAFNARDGVERFLAAKPDLVLIRPMHWRGYPALWEALGRAGIAVAVLQPGNVDEMYAYWKTLGALSGREKAATAMTERFRAGLAQARQALATIPKTGRPKVFFESIHRKLSTFSPGSMALFVLGSAGGVNAAPDAEPRHGTNVAAYGKERILAKAEDIDVYVSQSGTMNQVTVRDIVDEPGFSSIRAVREGRVFLMDERLVSRPTSRLLHGIRTLHGLLYPQTP from the coding sequence ATGCGCATTCCTGCAACACTCCTGTTCCTGCTGCTGGCCGCCCTTCCGGCCCGGGCCGCATCCGTCACCGACCATGCAGGGCGCACCCTCGACTTTGACCGGCCGTTTTCCCGCATCATCTCGCTTTATGCCGCCCATACCGAAAACCTGTTCGAACTGGGCCTGGACCGGGAAATCATCGGCGTGTCGCGGGGCGAGGACTATCCCGCGACGGCGCTGTCCAAGCCCGCATTCAACGCCCGGGACGGGGTGGAGCGCTTCCTGGCCGCCAAGCCGGACCTTGTGCTCATCCGGCCCATGCACTGGCGCGGCTACCCGGCCCTGTGGGAGGCGCTCGGCAGGGCGGGAATCGCCGTGGCCGTGCTCCAGCCCGGAAACGTGGACGAAATGTACGCCTACTGGAAGACGCTGGGGGCGCTCTCGGGCAGGGAAAAAGCCGCCACCGCCATGACCGAACGATTCCGTGCGGGCCTGGCCCAAGCGCGACAGGCCCTGGCGACCATCCCGAAAACAGGACGGCCCAAGGTCTTTTTCGAATCCATCCACCGCAAGCTGAGCACTTTTTCACCGGGCTCCATGGCCCTGTTCGTGCTCGGCAGCGCGGGCGGCGTCAATGCGGCCCCGGACGCCGAGCCCCGACACGGCACCAACGTGGCCGCCTACGGCAAGGAACGCATCCTGGCCAAGGCCGAGGACATCGATGTCTACGTGTCCCAGTCGGGAACCATGAACCAGGTCACGGTGCGGGACATCGTGGACGAGCCCGGCTTTTCGAGCATCAGGGCCGTGCGCGAGGGCAGAGTCTTTCTCATGGACGAGCGGCTGGTTTCGCGGCCCACCAGCCGCCTGCTCCATGGCATCCGCACCCTGCACGGGCTGCTCTACCCGCAAACGCCGTAA
- the cobI gene encoding precorrin-2 C(20)-methyltransferase, with protein MTQPGKLYGIGVGPGDPDLLTIKAAKVLGQVDVVFAAASTKNDYSTALGIARPHMREDVEVRKLGFPMTKDKTELQAAWDRNAEEVAEVLRSGRQAAFLTLGDSLTYSTYGYLLNTLKRLDPTLPCEAVPGITSYQAAAARVGFILAESEESLVVSSGVCSPERLEQLLDVADNAVIMKTYKNFTDIRDSLEKLRLSEKTVLVSRLGMEGESILHDIRDAPEKPHYFSLALVRKNPHD; from the coding sequence ATGACACAGCCCGGAAAACTCTATGGCATCGGGGTCGGCCCCGGCGACCCGGACCTGCTGACCATCAAGGCCGCCAAGGTGCTCGGCCAGGTGGACGTGGTCTTTGCGGCCGCCTCCACCAAGAACGACTACTCGACGGCCCTGGGCATTGCCCGGCCCCACATGCGCGAGGATGTGGAGGTCCGCAAGCTCGGCTTTCCCATGACCAAGGACAAGACGGAGCTCCAGGCCGCCTGGGACAGGAACGCCGAGGAAGTGGCCGAGGTGCTGCGCAGCGGCAGACAGGCCGCCTTCCTGACCCTGGGCGATTCCCTGACCTACTCCACCTACGGCTACCTGCTGAACACGCTCAAGAGGCTGGACCCGACCCTGCCCTGCGAGGCCGTGCCGGGCATCACCTCCTACCAGGCGGCCGCCGCCCGGGTGGGCTTCATCCTGGCCGAATCCGAGGAAAGCCTGGTGGTTTCCTCGGGCGTGTGCAGCCCCGAACGCCTTGAGCAGCTCCTGGACGTGGCCGACAACGCCGTAATCATGAAGACATACAAGAATTTTACTGATATACGAGACTCATTGGAAAAACTGAGACTCTCGGAGAAAACCGTGCTCGTCTCCAGGCTGGGCATGGAGGGAGAAAGCATCCTGCACGATATCCGGGACGCCCCGGAAAAGCCCCACTACTTCAGCCTGGCCCTGGTACGAAAGAATCCGCATGACTAA
- a CDS encoding chemotaxis protein CheA has product MRDNILECIEELEKEVLDLEAGKGSGVDAIMNALGLSRMKVQSAQVIAILDMLTDGITPITPDIVTAMLGVAEAEKKFLYSLAGILDEGPAILKASEVEAEAKDMEAAEEAIAAAMGGGAATSEGADSPASPAPEAEQEKAKPAKQEAPDKPMAAQAISSIRVPTDRLDRVIELVGKLMVTYAVIAQSGMRVDSKITSSLRELDNVIGRLQQEVDAIRLVPLKQIFMPMHRLVKSLSQKIGKKLDFNISGEELALDKTIVESLNEPLVHLLRNAVDHGMEMPDERTATGKKEVGDVRLNAWRKGEHAFIEVSDDGRGLNPEKILNKALEKGLADPETEYTEDEILQFVLMSGFSTAEKITDVSGRGVGMDAVVNAIKVGLDGDIVIKSELGKGAAFTISIPLDRSANEGIVDALVCKVGGDVFIIPSRDVVEIYVPQPNEVVELPDGRETVDVRGHVHSLLRLADFLGLEAEVDRVDRAQSVVVRTGDYRAAILVDEVIRQQQVVITRFTVPVEQVYDLPILGYGMMGESDALVIDVEDLLQKVDQSGGTGNA; this is encoded by the coding sequence ATGCGCGACAACATTCTCGAATGCATAGAAGAACTCGAAAAAGAGGTGCTGGATCTCGAAGCGGGCAAGGGCAGCGGCGTCGACGCGATCATGAACGCCCTGGGCCTTTCGCGCATGAAGGTCCAGTCCGCGCAGGTCATCGCCATCCTGGACATGCTCACGGACGGTATCACGCCCATCACCCCGGACATTGTCACGGCCATGCTGGGCGTTGCCGAAGCCGAGAAGAAATTTCTCTACTCCCTGGCGGGCATCCTGGATGAGGGCCCGGCCATTCTGAAGGCCTCCGAGGTGGAGGCCGAGGCCAAGGACATGGAGGCCGCCGAGGAGGCCATTGCCGCGGCAATGGGCGGCGGGGCCGCCACCTCGGAAGGGGCGGACTCCCCCGCCAGCCCGGCTCCCGAAGCGGAGCAGGAAAAGGCCAAGCCCGCCAAGCAGGAGGCTCCGGACAAACCCATGGCCGCTCAGGCCATCTCCTCCATCCGCGTTCCCACAGACCGGCTGGACCGGGTCATCGAACTGGTAGGCAAGCTCATGGTCACCTACGCGGTCATCGCCCAGAGCGGCATGCGCGTGGACAGCAAGATCACCTCCAGCCTTCGCGAGTTGGACAACGTCATCGGCAGGCTGCAACAGGAAGTGGACGCCATCCGCCTGGTGCCGCTCAAGCAGATCTTCATGCCCATGCACCGCCTGGTGAAGAGCCTGAGCCAGAAGATCGGCAAGAAGCTCGATTTCAACATCTCCGGAGAGGAGCTGGCCCTGGACAAGACCATTGTGGAATCCCTGAACGAGCCCCTGGTGCACCTGCTGCGCAACGCCGTGGACCACGGCATGGAAATGCCGGACGAACGAACCGCAACGGGCAAGAAGGAAGTGGGCGACGTTCGCCTGAACGCGTGGAGAAAGGGCGAGCACGCCTTCATCGAGGTCAGCGACGACGGCCGGGGACTCAACCCGGAAAAGATTCTCAACAAGGCCCTGGAAAAGGGCCTTGCCGACCCGGAAACCGAATACACCGAGGACGAAATCCTCCAGTTCGTGCTCATGTCCGGGTTCAGCACTGCGGAAAAGATCACCGACGTCTCCGGCCGAGGCGTGGGCATGGACGCGGTGGTCAACGCCATCAAGGTGGGCCTGGACGGGGACATCGTCATCAAGAGCGAGCTCGGCAAGGGAGCCGCCTTCACCATCAGCATCCCCCTGGACCGCTCGGCCAACGAGGGCATTGTGGACGCCCTGGTCTGCAAGGTGGGCGGCGACGTGTTCATCATCCCCAGCCGGGACGTGGTGGAAATATACGTGCCCCAGCCCAACGAGGTGGTGGAGCTGCCGGACGGCCGCGAAACCGTGGACGTGCGCGGCCATGTGCATTCCCTGCTGCGGCTGGCGGACTTCCTGGGCCTGGAGGCCGAGGTGGACCGCGTGGACCGCGCCCAGAGCGTGGTGGTGCGCACCGGCGACTACCGGGCCGCCATCCTGGTGGACGAGGTCATCCGCCAGCAGCAGGTGGTCATCACCCGCTTCACCGTGCCCGTGGAACAGGTCTACGACCTGCCCATCCTGGGCTACGGCATGATGGGCGAATCCGACGCCCTGGTCATCGACGTGGAGGACCTGCTCCAGAAGGTGGACCAGAGCGGCGGCACCGGGAACGCTTGA
- a CDS encoding TrmH family RNA methyltransferase, producing MPKAITERRKQRIDQVLARRQKDLTLVMDNIWDPHNVSAVLRSCDAFGIPKVHLYYTHSPWPELAKKSSASGKKWIERERHQDGKAMVQGLLDQGYQVLRTGFSEKARPVMDFDFTRPTAVVLSNEHSGTAPEIVEMVEDELYIPMQGMVQSFNVSVAAAIILYQAFVQRHAAGMYDQPSFSEEELERLRREWYER from the coding sequence ATGCCAAAAGCCATCACAGAACGCAGAAAGCAACGCATCGACCAGGTGCTGGCCCGCCGGCAGAAGGACCTGACCCTGGTCATGGACAACATCTGGGATCCGCACAACGTATCCGCCGTGCTGCGCAGTTGCGACGCCTTCGGGATTCCCAAGGTGCACCTCTATTACACCCATTCCCCCTGGCCCGAGCTGGCCAAGAAGAGTTCCGCATCCGGCAAGAAATGGATCGAGCGTGAACGGCATCAGGACGGAAAGGCCATGGTTCAGGGACTTCTGGATCAGGGCTATCAGGTGCTGCGCACCGGGTTCTCCGAAAAGGCCCGTCCGGTCATGGATTTCGACTTCACGCGGCCCACGGCCGTGGTCTTGAGCAACGAGCATAGCGGCACCGCCCCCGAGATCGTCGAGATGGTGGAGGACGAGCTTTATATCCCCATGCAGGGCATGGTGCAGAGTTTCAATGTTTCCGTGGCGGCCGCCATTATCCTCTACCAGGCCTTTGTGCAGCGCCATGCCGCCGGAATGTACGATCAGCCGAGCTTTTCCGAAGAAGAACTGGAGAGGCTGCGCCGGGAATGGTACGAGCGCTGA
- a CDS encoding sirohydrochlorin cobaltochelatase, which yields MRFIATVFILLLLFTTTAMAGHGEPKGPAQKAIVLTAFGTSYPEALQSILNIKTKVEKANPQIPVRLAFTSNIIRAIWQERQGDAAWQKAHPEVPREVLYVKTPLATIADLQNDGYRDITVQSLHVFAGEEFHDTQVMVSSLRSIRTLKAKFAPFERLALGRPALGLPGDELPYTDDIAAAVKALKVDVAEARKQDAALVYMGHGNDFFSTGIYAEFQKALQQEYGWPVFVGCVEGYPAFDDMAADLKTAGKKNVLMKPFMVVAGDHANNDMAGDEDDSWKVMLTKQGYAVKTQLRGLGCVDAWADLYVSHLRDAMTRTAQ from the coding sequence ATGCGTTTCATTGCAACCGTTTTCATTCTCCTGCTGCTGTTCACCACCACGGCCATGGCCGGGCACGGCGAGCCAAAAGGCCCTGCCCAAAAGGCCATTGTCCTGACCGCCTTCGGCACCTCCTATCCCGAGGCCCTGCAATCCATCCTGAACATCAAGACCAAGGTGGAAAAGGCCAACCCGCAGATTCCCGTGCGCCTGGCCTTCACCTCCAACATCATCCGCGCCATCTGGCAGGAACGCCAGGGCGACGCCGCCTGGCAGAAGGCCCACCCCGAAGTGCCCAGGGAAGTGCTCTACGTGAAGACGCCCCTGGCCACCATCGCCGACCTGCAGAACGACGGATACCGCGACATCACGGTGCAGTCCCTGCATGTCTTCGCCGGCGAGGAATTTCACGACACCCAGGTCATGGTTTCGAGCCTGCGCTCCATCCGGACCCTGAAAGCCAAATTCGCACCGTTCGAACGCCTTGCCCTGGGCCGCCCGGCCTTGGGCCTGCCCGGTGACGAACTCCCCTACACCGACGACATCGCCGCCGCCGTCAAGGCGCTGAAGGTCGACGTGGCCGAGGCCAGAAAGCAGGACGCCGCTCTGGTCTACATGGGACACGGCAACGACTTCTTCTCCACCGGCATCTACGCCGAGTTCCAGAAGGCCCTGCAGCAGGAATACGGCTGGCCCGTGTTCGTGGGCTGCGTGGAAGGCTACCCGGCCTTCGACGACATGGCCGCGGACCTCAAGACCGCCGGCAAGAAGAACGTGCTCATGAAGCCCTTCATGGTGGTTGCGGGCGACCACGCCAACAACGACATGGCCGGGGATGAGGACGATTCCTGGAAGGTCATGCTCACCAAGCAGGGCTATGCCGTGAAGACCCAGCTCCGCGGCCTCGGCTGCGTCGACGCCTGGGCCGACCTGTACGTGTCCCACCTCAGGGACGCCATGACCAGGACTGCGCAATAG
- a CDS encoding hybrid sensor histidine kinase/response regulator, producing MAHQEEAERPVILIVEDSKTVQQELARQLTASEEFRAETASTFAEARQYMDARASEVFVAILDITLPDAADGEVVDYACKLGVPSIVFTSNLDEYVRRKILSRNIIDYVVKDNLGVPTLVNQVHRLRRNQAIKVMVVDDSTSFRNFLRHQLELQMFQVVEAPNGERALELYGQEPDVSMVIVDYEMPGMNGLEVTRALRRKSGPVDLAIIGVSARDNSPLSAWFVKSGANDFLHKPFMQEEFNCRVLQNVEILELVRALRKHDQERTKFLGIVAHDLRTPINGISGFVNLVLDDGGNLTDDQRELLDIVGTAANNMLGMVNDLLDISVIHSGKLDLRIRSFDLGQLILERVRIQNMVAAGKNIVIKAEFEKVPPVSGDAARIAQMVDNLLSNAVKYSPLGSEPVVSMRRDGQDVHVVVRDQGPGIAAKDQKKIFRSFARTSAMPTGNESSVGLGLMIVRNIVEAHRGRVWVKSEPGQGAAFHVSLPMVHAEGEKN from the coding sequence ATGGCCCATCAGGAAGAAGCCGAACGTCCCGTCATCCTCATCGTGGAGGACAGCAAGACCGTCCAGCAGGAACTTGCGCGCCAGCTCACGGCCAGCGAGGAATTCCGGGCGGAGACTGCCTCCACCTTTGCCGAGGCCCGGCAATACATGGACGCCCGCGCGAGCGAGGTGTTCGTGGCCATCCTGGACATCACCCTGCCGGACGCCGCCGACGGCGAGGTCGTGGATTACGCCTGCAAGCTCGGGGTTCCCAGCATCGTCTTCACTTCCAATCTGGACGAGTACGTCCGCAGGAAGATTCTTTCCCGAAACATCATCGACTATGTGGTCAAGGACAACCTGGGGGTCCCCACCCTGGTGAACCAGGTGCATCGCCTGCGCCGCAACCAGGCGATCAAGGTCATGGTGGTGGACGATTCCACCTCGTTCAGGAATTTTCTCCGCCACCAGCTCGAATTGCAGATGTTCCAGGTGGTGGAGGCCCCGAACGGCGAGCGGGCCCTGGAGCTCTACGGGCAGGAACCCGACGTCTCCATGGTCATTGTCGATTATGAGATGCCCGGCATGAACGGCCTGGAAGTGACCCGCGCCCTGCGCCGCAAGAGCGGGCCGGTGGACCTGGCCATCATCGGGGTCTCGGCCCGGGACAATTCCCCGCTTTCCGCCTGGTTCGTCAAGTCCGGCGCCAACGACTTCCTGCACAAGCCGTTCATGCAAGAGGAATTCAACTGCCGCGTGCTCCAGAACGTGGAGATCCTGGAATTGGTCCGGGCGCTGCGGAAGCACGACCAGGAGCGCACCAAGTTCCTGGGCATCGTGGCCCACGACCTGCGCACGCCCATCAACGGCATCAGCGGATTCGTGAACCTGGTGCTGGACGACGGCGGCAACCTCACCGACGATCAGCGCGAACTGCTCGACATCGTGGGCACGGCCGCCAACAACATGCTGGGCATGGTCAACGACCTGCTCGACATTTCGGTGATCCATTCCGGCAAGCTCGACCTGCGCATCCGCAGCTTTGACCTGGGCCAGCTCATCCTGGAGCGGGTCCGTATCCAGAACATGGTCGCCGCAGGCAAGAACATCGTCATCAAGGCGGAATTCGAGAAGGTGCCGCCCGTGAGCGGCGATGCTGCCCGGATCGCCCAGATGGTGGACAACCTGCTTTCCAACGCGGTCAAGTATTCGCCCCTGGGGTCGGAACCCGTCGTGAGCATGCGGCGGGACGGACAGGACGTGCATGTGGTGGTGCGCGACCAGGGGCCGGGCATTGCCGCGAAGGACCAGAAGAAGATCTTTCGCAGCTTTGCGCGCACCTCGGCCATGCCCACGGGCAACGAGTCCAGCGTGGGGCTCGGACTCATGATCGTCAGGAACATTGTGGAGGCGCACAGGGGCAGGGTCTGGGTCAAGTCCGAACCGGGACAGGGCGCGGCATTCCATGTTTCCCTGCCCATGGTTCACGCCGAGGGTGAAAAAAATTGA
- a CDS encoding FecCD family ABC transporter permease, whose protein sequence is MYKTAPHSPARAGFWIPLLAGALFCLTVAATGMGFIPIPATDVLQVMAHKLWGADVSGLDPLFVSVVSEVRLPRILTSASVGFGLAVSGAVFQGILLNPLADPFTLGVSSGAAFGASLALLLGMSFASPPSVCLFAFAGATLTLLAVMAIAGRDAGLSPTSLILSGVIVSAILSAGISFLKYMADERVSVIIFWLMGSFASKTWGDVLFTACIGLAGFAVCLHFARDLNVMSMGDRSARSLGVHTGRVRLVLLAAASLVSAVCVSVSGIIGFVGLMVPHLMRFLTGPDNRLLIPASGLCGAILLLAADTLTRAVLPQEVPIGVLTALLGGPVFCVIFRRRHMGGGRG, encoded by the coding sequence ATGTATAAAACCGCTCCCCACAGCCCCGCCCGGGCGGGATTCTGGATCCCCCTGCTGGCGGGTGCGCTCTTCTGCCTCACTGTGGCGGCCACTGGAATGGGTTTCATCCCCATCCCGGCCACGGACGTGCTCCAGGTCATGGCGCACAAGCTGTGGGGAGCGGATGTTTCCGGTCTGGACCCGCTGTTCGTCAGCGTGGTTTCCGAGGTGCGTCTGCCGCGCATCCTGACCTCGGCCTCCGTGGGCTTCGGGCTGGCGGTTTCCGGGGCCGTGTTCCAGGGCATCCTGCTCAATCCCCTGGCCGACCCGTTCACCCTGGGCGTCTCGTCCGGGGCCGCCTTCGGGGCATCCCTGGCCCTGCTGCTGGGCATGTCCTTTGCCTCGCCGCCCTCGGTGTGCCTGTTCGCCTTTGCCGGCGCCACGCTCACCCTGCTGGCGGTCATGGCCATCGCGGGCAGGGATGCGGGGCTCTCCCCCACCAGCCTGATCCTGTCCGGGGTCATTGTCTCGGCCATCCTGTCCGCGGGCATCAGCTTTCTCAAATACATGGCCGACGAACGCGTCTCGGTGATCATTTTCTGGCTCATGGGCAGCTTCGCCTCCAAGACCTGGGGCGACGTGCTGTTCACCGCCTGCATCGGGCTGGCCGGGTTCGCGGTCTGCCTGCATTTCGCCCGGGACCTCAACGTCATGTCCATGGGCGACCGCTCGGCGCGGTCCCTGGGCGTGCACACGGGCCGCGTGCGCCTTGTCCTGCTGGCGGCGGCCAGCCTGGTGAGCGCCGTGTGCGTTTCGGTCTCCGGCATCATCGGGTTCGTGGGCCTCATGGTCCCGCACCTGATGCGTTTCCTGACCGGACCGGACAACCGGCTGCTCATTCCGGCCTCGGGCCTGTGCGGGGCCATCCTGCTCCTGGCCGCAGACACCCTGACACGGGCGGTGCTGCCCCAGGAGGTGCCCATCGGCGTGCTCACCGCGCTCCTGGGCGGGCCGGTCTTCTGCGTCATCTTCCGGCGCAGGCACATGGGAGGCGGCCGTGGCTGA
- a CDS encoding response regulator, with translation MRALIVEDEFLSRKVLRSFLMSLFDIDIVVNGKEAVDAFRLAHKENNPYALILMDIMMPEVDGIEALEQIRSLEREQKLSPRVKVIMTSALDDPKTVIKSFHEGEASGYIVKPVDKDKLFAELEKLKLIKK, from the coding sequence ATGCGGGCCCTGATTGTAGAAGACGAATTCCTGAGCCGGAAAGTTCTGCGCTCCTTTCTCATGAGTCTTTTCGACATCGACATCGTGGTGAACGGAAAGGAGGCGGTGGACGCCTTCAGGCTGGCGCACAAGGAAAACAACCCCTATGCGCTCATCCTCATGGACATCATGATGCCCGAGGTGGACGGCATAGAGGCGCTGGAACAAATCCGTTCGCTGGAACGCGAACAGAAACTCTCTCCCAGGGTCAAGGTGATCATGACCTCGGCCCTGGATGATCCCAAGACGGTCATCAAGTCCTTTCACGAAGGCGAGGCCTCGGGCTACATCGTCAAACCCGTGGACAAGGACAAGCTGTTCGCCGAACTGGAAAAGCTCAAACTGATCAAGAAGTGA
- a CDS encoding histidine kinase, whose product MSEDDALVDEFFSEVNDKYYPQVMEGIELLEGGDIAEGIEILSRPLHTIKGVTGFMAGFEYASGFTHKVEDFLKKVQAGSVDRSSDNITLLSRAVNMIFQVIEQLKEDGVPDETEPNEVLDKIADASSGDGGEESLAFDGVDTEEKNGVLVLRVKDARVHLAAQRELLVSALLKAEPGGKVLVDLSTVLTFNSAAWDTLISYSEAFEISAVGLGPACKEVFFSWGFDSNITLFPDEDTYFKSVSN is encoded by the coding sequence ATGAGTGAAGACGATGCCTTGGTTGACGAGTTCTTCTCGGAAGTCAACGACAAGTACTACCCCCAGGTGATGGAGGGGATCGAACTGCTGGAGGGCGGAGACATCGCCGAAGGCATCGAGATACTTTCGCGCCCCCTGCACACCATCAAGGGCGTCACCGGCTTCATGGCGGGATTCGAATACGCCTCGGGCTTCACCCACAAGGTGGAGGACTTCCTGAAAAAGGTTCAGGCGGGCAGCGTGGACCGGAGCTCGGACAACATCACCCTGCTCTCCCGCGCGGTGAACATGATCTTCCAGGTGATCGAACAGCTCAAGGAGGACGGCGTTCCCGACGAGACCGAGCCCAACGAGGTGCTGGACAAGATCGCCGACGCCTCCAGCGGGGACGGCGGCGAGGAAAGCCTGGCCTTCGACGGGGTGGACACCGAGGAAAAGAACGGCGTGCTCGTGCTCCGGGTCAAGGACGCCCGCGTGCACCTGGCGGCCCAGCGGGAGCTGCTGGTCAGCGCCCTGCTCAAGGCCGAGCCGGGCGGCAAGGTCCTGGTGGACCTGAGCACCGTCCTGACCTTCAACTCCGCGGCCTGGGATACGCTGATCTCCTATTCCGAGGCCTTTGAAATCTCGGCCGTGGGTCTGGGCCCGGCCTGCAAGGAGGTCTTTTTCTCCTGGGGATTCGACAGCAACATCACCCTGTTCCCGGATGAGGACACCTATTTCAAAAGCGTGAGCAACTAG